TGCACGAAAGATCTTTACGAGTGCACCCAGATAAGAGTTAACTACAAACTTGGTGTTTCGCCGAACATCTCAGCAACAGAATACGAGAATCTAATAAGAGCCGAAAGAGCTATAAGAGAATACGAATACGAGAACTACGAAGCTACGGGAGACAAAAACTATCCAGAAATGGCGGAAGAAACGGAGTTAGCCGATGCGTTACCAACCGGACTTCAGGGCAACGATTCGGAGTGGTACTTTACCGGTGCCCGTCTGTTTCCCAACGTCAAGGGCTGTGGATACCCTCCAATACTAAATTGTACAATATTCCTATCCAAGTATAGACCTTTAGGTAACAACTACACATGCTACTACAGCCGGGTGGACCCCGGTTTAGTCATAACAGACCTTGATATGTGGCAGAACACTTTAAACTTAGTATATGCAATGGCAATCCCGATACCGTCTTTCATTATTTCTGTGATCTATTTGACATTTGCTTACTTCAAAATATATAACACTGAGGAGGAATCTGAGCAGGCGCCTCTGCAGAGTGATGCCGAAGGCATGGCCACGGGAGACGACGAGAAGCCCACGACCC
This genomic window from Leguminivora glycinivorella isolate SPB_JAAS2020 chromosome 1, LegGlyc_1.1, whole genome shotgun sequence contains:
- the LOC125229704 gene encoding protein tipE isoform X2, which codes for MADEEKLPIPPTFLEKLLFYTTATFVLLATFSLFAFLFLVPFVIEPAFTTIFMQFDPVGALCVTAQVKHLVGASNCTWASCREGCTKDLYECTQIRVNYKLGVSPNISATEYENLIRAERAIREYEYENYEATGDKNYPEMAEETELADALPTGLQGNDSEWYFTGARLFPNVKGCGYPPILNCTIFLSKYRPLGNNYTCYYSRVDPGLVITDLDMWQNTLNLVYAMAIPIPSFIISVIYLTFAYFKIYNTEEESEQAPLQSDAEGMATGDDEKPTTPGSDTFREDLACFGHQLKMQLANEKSKEGFESNSPPISNSASLSG
- the LOC125229704 gene encoding protein tipE isoform X1, coding for MADEEKLPIPPTFLEKLLFYTTATFVLLATFSLFAFLFLVPFVIEPAFTTIFMQFDPVGALCVTAQVKHLVGASNCTWASCREGCTKDLYECTQIRVNYKLGVSPNISATEYENLIRAERAIREYEYENYEATGDKNYPEMAEETELADALPTGLQGNDSEWYFTGARLFPNVKGCGYPPILNCTIFLSKYRPLGNNYTCYYSRVDPGLVITDLDMWQNTLNLVYAMAIPIPSFIISVIYLTFAYFKIYNTEEESEQAPLQSDAEGMATGDDEKPTTPGSDTFREDLACFGHQLKMQLANEKSKEGFESNSPPISNSASLSGTKSSFVNA